The Ananas comosus cultivar F153 linkage group 24, ASM154086v1, whole genome shotgun sequence DNA window CGCGGTCGGCTTCTTAGAGGCGTGGAGGATACCGGGCGTCATGCCGTTCGCTCTTTGCCTCTTCTTCGCGAAGTTGGTCGCGTACACCTTCCTCTATTGGCTACCTTTCTACATCAGCCACACTCGTAAGCTCTCTTTCGCTGTACTATTCGTCGATTCCCTCGAATATGTCGTGTTATGCCGCTTATCCTTTGTTTCGATCACGAATAGCTCTTTCGTTTTCATATCCTCGATCCAGTTTATTCATCTCATGTGTTGGTTTGAGTGATAAATGATGATTATAAGTTAGAAAATGAAATTGCTGTATCATAGTGGCTAGTCACAATAAGTTAATGGGACCACATGTTTTTGGCCTTTTCGAGTACTCGAATCCGAAAGTCCGATAAATTGCTAGTTCTTTTAGATATTGTTCGTTTCTCGCCACCTTTCTCGACATTGATATTTCGCCTGTTAATGTGACTTTCGAAGATCATTCCATTACAGTTTTGTGTAACTAATTGAATCACACCAAAAGCTTGTCGACTTGTCGTAGTTCGCAATTATCTCTTTGGTGTTTGACTTGATTTGCTTAAGTAATGCCTTCTGAAGGATCAAATATAtcgccaaaaaagaaaattgcaggTTCGTGCCGAAAACTTATTGGCACAGTACAATACGGTATATGCCTGTCACAACAATACCTGTGTGACAAGATACtgtggcatgaaatatttattttctttggcaccGACATATTCAACTTGCTTATTACATCTATTTATCAAACCTTTTGCATTTTATGGAGATAACTACTTattaacttaaaaaataaattcggtTTCGAGCCGTGCTATTGGCACGGAGGtcgtatcgtgccgatatcttgttggctgTGCTGAGTAGGGCACTTAAATCCTAGTGCTTTATTTTATGATAATCTCGAGGATCGGTACAAGTAGTTCGCATAATAAATCTCTATCTTAGTTTGTTGGTTAATGGTGGGTTCTGAATCTGATTCTAAGTGATGAGGAAATCGAATGTGTTAATAAAGCATGCATCAAAGAGAGGGGAAAAAGAacgtaaaaatgtatagaacttatctgaactatagatcATGTTGAGTCGACTACCTAACCTTTAAATCTGTTCGATTTAAATCATTTGATGACTCTTTTGATACTAAAACTTAAGCTAATCGTcgcttactttaatgaatttacaCTTACATGAGGAATTACATAAAATACACTAATTAAATCTGGAAAGATTAATGtcgcattcaaaatttgaagttaaaataggtgaaaaaaatcaaaatttttagagaTACATAAGGTAACATATTCCTCGTGTTCGCAGCTATAGGTGGCGTGTACTTATCCGACTCGACGGCGGGCACTCTCTCGACCCTTTTCGACGTCGGGGGAGTGCTCGGAGGGATCCTCGCGGGCCACATCTCCGACAGCCTCGACGCTCGCGCCATCACCGCCGCGAGCTTCATGTACTGCGCCATCCCCGCCCTCTTCCTCTACCGCGTCTACGGCTCCGTCTCCCTTGCTTGGAACATCTCTCTCATGTTCATCGTCGGGATGATCGTCAACGGTCCCTACGCCCTGATCACGACCGCAGTCTCGGCCGACCTGGGAACCCACGGCTCGCTGCAGGGCAACTCGCGGGCGCTGGCGACCGTCACCGCAATCATTGACGGGACCGGGTCAGTCGGCGCGGCCATTGGGCCGCTCCTGACGGGCTACATATCGGCGCGGAGCTGGGGAGCGGTGTTCACAATGCTAATGGCCGCGGCGCTCCTCGCGGGGCTGCTCCTCACGAAGCTCGTCGTGACTGAGGTGCGGGCCAAGATGTCGGCCGCGGTGCGCGCGGAAACCGTGTTGGTTTGATGCAAGTTCGAGGTTCGAGAAAAGGGAGCACAATGCTTCTTCCGCGAAGTGTGATTCGGATTCGATTTCGTTTGGTTGGTGTCAAACTACGATCGATCGagcatcgatcgatcgatcattTCCGACCGGATCGGTTTCTTCGGATTTAGCCTGCATAGATTCATCATTTCATGATACAATTGGTTAAAGAGAGGCACCCCTTAGTGTTCTTAATTTTCTACTGTGATTCAAatgttgaatttgaataaagttGGGGAAATGgatatgaaaaggaaaaataatattaaaaatagacccaaaaaaaaagaaaaaaatggggGCCTATaagttttgtatatatttttatatactaaaGTTGTGGTGATAGAGGGCTTGTTGAATATCTATTCTATGTAATTCTATGTATAATATTTGCATCTCCATTTGTGTTTGAAACTCTGATATGTACACTGCtgtgcttgattttttttttaatttagttttttttttttttaattttttgtttgatttcaaCTGTGAGACATTGTATCactattttgatttcgattgTTATACGAATTACTTAAAATTTTCGTGTTGATTTCGCTATAGaggttttattttgttgatttgttGTTATTTTGATAATTCAGCTCGCTGATCTTTAACTAGTTTGTGTTCAACTCGAAATGAGTTCGAGATGGATCACTCGGTTAATAAACAAGTCGAATACAAGCTGAATATTATTTAGCTCGAAATCTTAACAAGTCGAATGCTAGTTGGGGTCAGatcgctcatgttcggcttgatATAGTTCGaatatcttatattatatatggagCGATGTACGGTTAGGGTGATAGTAGTCCCCGTAGTCCTCTAGAGTTGGTGTTgatttctctttctattattcattttactaatttttttttgttaaatcagtgataaagttaaaattaaagggtactaaagtaaatattcgttAAACCTAGGTTGGATATCTGAAgtgttttgtatataatttaacgaaatattaacggaggaaaaaaaaaaacagtgataaagataaaactaaaaggtactaaagtaaatattcgataaacctagatagggtatctgaagttttttgtatataatttaacgaaatattaacagaggagccgacgaaaagaggaaaataaaaccacagggtactaaagtgagaaagtgcgaaaccacaggaatgGTATTATAGATCAAACgactaaaaaattgatagcaaaagattctaaatactattaatagtattctagctcaattcctATTTGGTATATATGTTATAAATTCttactatttgaattttaggcCGATCCTAATGTAGAAACATctatattttatgaattttaaatattagattaagattttaattttttttcaattctttttttcaatttttcataaGGTAGTGGAGTGACaatttaacttattgtttgCAAGTCAACTCATATTCGgcttagtaataataataaatatgccgaacatgagctgaatttttcaactcgttCGTGTTTGACTTGTTGACGACCCTACTCAATACATACTCTCGATGAAAACTGGTTGGATATGGATCGGATGGTGTTCAATTCGTATCCATATATGCAATTTAACATCAGATTCGAATACGGATTTGGATATTGATTGGATATCAGAATTGAAATTGAtatatggtttaaaaaaaagtttggataCATGTCCGATATTAAACGGATATGGgtataaattgaatatttaagAAATATCCAAAACtacaagcaaaaaaaatttgaaaaatatagaaaaacttaagaattctaaaagaaataatatgaattataaatttacatgGATGTTCTgtattgaaaatatattaaaatcaaCTTCCGATTTGGATAATCTAACTCCGcatcataagaaaaaaaaaagtaacccgaacccgaatcagACTCCAAAAGGTTTCCTAACCTAACGTTTTCATGCCTAAATATATTCGGTGAAACAAAAAGGTTTGGATACACGTCGGATATTAAACAGATGTGgatataaattgaatatttagGAATATGTAaaactaaaagcaaaaaaaaaaaaaaatcaatgaagATAGTTGAAtagtacacaaaaaaaaaaaaaaaaaaaacaaaaattagtaCAATGTAGGAAGTAAAAATCTATAAGGTGCAGCGTAGTATAGTGTAATTAAACCTacattttttaaccaaaaaatcACGTAGTCTTTTGTTTAGTTATGCTATACTTACAACTAGCATATATGGCCATATTTAATTAATGAAGAAGCGCATAAGTGCAAATAATCAGGAGGTAATTAAGCATAACTTATAATTTCAAAGTGAAAATTCATTCATTGAGTTGTATAATTTGTACACCGttgtaaaatttgtttataaGCAAAGcattttcgttctttttttagGATAATATCTAACatcttattttcttcttctagaGATCCAAAATACTCTtgattaatattaaataaaaattcccTCAAATATCCCTACTTTTTTCTAGGATCTTACGCGGTATACCAGTAGTTtccatataaatttaaaaattttgaatactagTCAACCGTCTGCATGTATATACGTCCGTCACAGGATTTATTCACTGCGGGCACAGACACATCGTCGATCATCATCGAGTGGGCGCTGGCAGAAATGCTGAAGGCTCCGGCGATCCTGGGCCGCGCGCAGTCGGAGCTGGACCGAGTGGTCGGGCGCGACCGCCGGCTGGAAGAGTCGGACATACCGAACCTGCCCTACCTGCAGGCGGTGTGCAAGGAAGCCCTCCGGCTGCACCCGTCGACCCCGCTCGGCCTCCCGCACTTCACATTCGAAGACTGCGAGGTCGCCGGCTTCCGCATCCCTAAAAACAGCCGGCTGCTGGTCAACATCTGGGCCATCGGGCGCGACGCCAGCGTCTGGCCCGACCCGCTGGAGTTCAGGCCCGAGAGGTTCCTGCATGGCGATGCGGCGAAGATCGACCCGCTGGGCAACTACTTTGAGCTGATACCTTTCGGGGCCGGGCGGCGGATCTGCGCGGGGAAGCTGGCAGGCATGGTGTTCGTGCACTACTTCCTCGGCACGCTGCTGCACGCCTTCGACTGGCGGCTGCCGGACGGGGA harbors:
- the LOC109728498 gene encoding flavonoid 3',5'-hydroxylase-like; the encoded protein is MYIRPSQDLFTAGTDTSSIIIEWALAEMLKAPAILGRAQSELDRVVGRDRRLEESDIPNLPYLQAVCKEALRLHPSTPLGLPHFTFEDCEVAGFRIPKNSRLLVNIWAIGRDASVWPDPLEFRPERFLHGDAAKIDPLGNYFELIPFGAGRRICAGKLAGMVFVHYFLGTLLHAFDWRLPDGEELINMDETFGLALPKAVPLKAMVSPRLSPXIY